The Daucus carota subsp. sativus chromosome 2, DH1 v3.0, whole genome shotgun sequence genome includes a window with the following:
- the LOC135150480 gene encoding alanine aminotransferase 1, mitochondrial-like yields MMMQLLLSSENDGFLCPIPQYPLYSASITLHGGTLVPYFDEATGWGLEMSELKKQLEDAKSKGITVKALIVINPSNPTGQVLSEDNQRDIVKFCKNEGLVLLAYEFQHCLPPVYL; encoded by the exons ATGATGATGCAATTGTTGTTGTCATCGGAGAACGATGGATTCCTTTGTCCTATTCCACAGTACCCCTTGTATTCTGCTTCAATAACCCTCCATGGAGGCACTCTT GTGCCTTATTTTGATGAAGCAACAGGCTGGGGACTGGAGATGTCTGAGCTCAAAAAGCAACTGGAGGATGCTAAGTCCAAGGGAATTACTGTCAAGGCATTGATTGTTATAAATCCAAGCAACCCAACTGGGCAG GTTCTTTCTGAGGATAACCAGCGGGACATAGTGAAGTTCTGCAAGAACGAGGGCTTGGTTCTTCTGGCATATGAG TTTCAGCATTGTCTTCCACCTGTTTATTTATAG
- the LOC108206274 gene encoding esterase — MGKFSVFSVFLVSILVAHCTSQVSAADTCKFPAIFNFGDANSDTGAFAAWFFGNPPFFGQSFFGGSAGRVSDGRLLIDFMATKLGLPFLHPYMDSLGADFAHGANFAEILSTIALPPANNIIPGVRPPRGLNPINLDIQVAQFAQFINRSQTIRQRGGVFKKFMPKAKYFSQALYTIDMGQIDITQLFLNNKTDEEIKAAVPALIASLSSNIKIIYSLGARSFWIHNLGPNGCLPILLTLAPVPDSQLDSAGCAKRYNDLTQYFNTELKKGVDQLRKDLPLAAFTYVDVYTAKYSLYQEPAKYGFTHPLETCCGFGGRYNYGEFSLCGSTITVNGTQRTVGPCANPAEYINYEGQTYTQAADQITFNKIASGKLSDPPNSLKKACRRA; from the exons ATGGGGAAATTTTCAGTATTCTCTGTATTTTTAGTTTCTATTCTTGTAGCTCATTGTACTAGTCAGGTTTCTGCAGCAGATACTTGCAAATTTCCAGCAATTTTCAACTTCGGAGATGCCAACTCCGACACTGGTGCATTTGCTGCTTGGTTTTTCGGCAACCCGCCTTTCTTCGGTCAGTCCTTCTTTGGAGGATCAGCAGGAAGAGTGTCTGATGGACGCCTCTTGATCGACTTCATGG CAACTAAATTAGGATTACCATTCCTACATCCATACATGGATTCTTTGGGTGCTGACTTCGCTCATGGTGCCAACTTTGCGGAAATCTTATCTACCATTGCACTTCCCCCGGCCAACAATATCATTCCCGGAGTTAGACCACCCCGGGGACTTAATCCCATCAATCTCGACATTCAAGTGGCTCAGTTCGCACAATTCATAAACCGATCTCAGACTATCAGGCAACGAG GAGGAGTTTTCAAGAAGTTCATGCCTAAGGCTAAATATTTTTCACAAGCTTTGTATACTATTGATATGGGCCAAATTGATATCACCCAATTGTTCTTGAACAATAAGACCGACGAAGAAATTAAAGCTGCTGTGCCAGCCTTGATAGCTAGCTTGTCATCGAATATTAAG ATTATCTATAGTCTGGGAGCTAGATCATTCTGGATCCATAACCTCGGACCCAACGGATGTCTTCCAATTCTTTTGACACTGGCTCCGGTCCCTGACAGTCAACTTGACAGTGCTGGATGCGCGAAGCGCTACAATGATTTAACCCAATACTTCAATACAGAGTTGAAGAAGGGTGTTGATCAACTTCGAAAAGACCTTCCCCTGGCCGCTTTCACATATGTAGATGTATATACCGCTAAATATTCTCTTTATCAAGAACCGGCCAAATACG GATTTACACATCCACTAGAAACATGTTGTGGATTTGGAGGAAGATATAATTATGGAGAGTTCAGCTTGTGCGGGTCAACAATAACGGTCAACGGTACTCAAAGAACTGTCGGACCCTGCGCAAATCCTGCAGAGTACATAAACTACGAAGGCCAGACCTACACTCAGGCAGCTGATCAAATTACTTTTAACAAGATTGCATCTGGAAAATTATCCGACCCTCCTAACTCCCTGAAAAAGGCTTGCCGAAGAGCGTAG